Within the Gloeobacter kilaueensis JS1 genome, the region GGCCGTTCAACCATCGCGGGCGACTGACTGCAGCAGCGCAAACAAGCGGGAGGGCCGTTGCTCGCGGCCAAACAGATCGCGGCTGGCCGTACTTAAAACCAGCCGTCGCCGGGCACGGGTAATCGCGACGTACAACAGTCGCAGCCGCTCGGCGGCCAGATCGATAAATGCCTGGTCGGTGGCGGAGTGCTGCCCCGGCTGGGGCCGGACGGCGGCCCGCAACTCGGAGAGCGCTTCGGCGCGCATGTCGAGGCCGTCCAAAAAATACAACCCGCCCGGTCGGTCCTCCCGCAGCACCGGGTACTCGTAGGCGCTCAGGCCACTCAAGAAGACTTCGTCCCATTCGAGGCCCTTGGCGCGGTGGGTGGTGGCGACGGTGATCGCCCCGGCCTCCGGCGCAAAGGAGAATGCTTCGGAGGGCAAATTGTTGAGCGCGCCGTCGAGGATGGCCTGGATCTCGTCGGCCACCTGCTGCCAGTCGGCGCTGTTGTGGTCTAAGACGCGCTCGAGCTGATCGACTACGTAGTTGCCCAAAAAGATCTCGGCGCTGCTGCGGTAGAGGGTCTGGACCACCAGCCGCAGCACCTCCGGCCAGGGCGAACGGGCCGCAAGCAGCCAGCGGGCCAGCTGCGACATCAACTGGTGCAAAGGCGGCTCCCCCGGCAGGCGGTGCGCTGTACCAGGAGCCGGGAAGAGCAATTTCTCAGGGGTAACGCGCAGCAGCGATTCTTTGTGGGCGGCCATCCGGCTTTTCGGCAGCCCCGCCCAGTCCGCCAACGCTTCGCAGGCTGCCACCAGGCGCAAGGAAGAAGCGGGCTGGGCAAAAAATTCGCACAGCACCCGCAATCTTTCGATGAGTTCCCGCTGGCTGGGATTGCTGCGCAACAGGTCGAGGCTGCGCACGTCGGGATGCTGGCGCAAGGCTCTGAGCACCTGGGCTCCCAGTTCGTTGGTGCTCACCAAGATGGCGAAGCTGTGGCTGGGGCGCTCCCGCAGGGCAGCGATCGCCATCCGCGCCACCTCTGCCATCTCCTGTTCGGGCTGGCCGTCGATGATCGCAAAGTGAATCGCCGCCTCGCTGTCGCTCGGGTTGGCCGCTCCGGTCGTGGCGGTGCGGATGTGCTGGACGACCAGAGCCCGGCGCAACTGCGGGTTGGGGTGATCGGTTGCTGCCCAATCGACCAGGGCGTTGGCCAGCTCGATAATCCGGGGGGCGGAGCGGCTGGACTCTTCGAGCA harbors:
- a CDS encoding ATP-dependent helicase, whose translation is MLLSETILRPAQREVLRYAGGRLGISAVPGSGKTFTLEALIVELVVERGVPPERLGIFTYMRSARAHLAARINQRLHQQGVLGRLEAFTLHSLALKILQHFHGRLGFEAIDLLEGYEQERFISRLTQSWLRNHSRIWEPLLPQAQQAERMARNRAAFSRGFKAMCREVIRSAKSYRLAPGSIEAEGEGFLAWALPVYRSYQAELNRTGKLDYDDLAWRAVDLIEQDEAVRAEVEQWYDYLFEDESQDSSPLQERLLQLLSARTGNLVRVGDPNQSVMSTFTTAEPRFFRRFCRNSRPVVLEESSRSAPRIIELANALVDWAATDHPNPQLRRALVVQHIRTATTGAANPSDSEAAIHFAIIDGQPEQEMAEVARMAIAALRERPSHSFAILVSTNELGAQVLRALRQHPDVRSLDLLRSNPSQRELIERLRVLCEFFAQPASSLRLVAACEALADWAGLPKSRMAAHKESLLRVTPEKLLFPAPGTAHRLPGEPPLHQLMSQLARWLLAARSPWPEVLRLVVQTLYRSSAEIFLGNYVVDQLERVLDHNSADWQQVADEIQAILDGALNNLPSEAFSFAPEAGAITVATTHRAKGLEWDEVFLSGLSAYEYPVLREDRPGGLYFLDGLDMRAEALSELRAAVRPQPGQHSATDQAFIDLAAERLRLLYVAITRARRRLVLSTASRDLFGREQRPSRLFALLQSVARDG